One window of the Macaca thibetana thibetana isolate TM-01 chromosome 1, ASM2454274v1, whole genome shotgun sequence genome contains the following:
- the LOC126936055 gene encoding mucin-6-like isoform X14 yields MRLFIQTDCPALEGVRLEALPPPGPKWPLSPFLLAACTPTHLPHTRTPPYTPPAHPPNTYTPVYTPSMPTEHPHTSLPSTHQPTSLHHPLTHLIPVHLLTHAPHTAHLHTSLSSTHPHTSLLSTHPPHTLHTPIAHPPHTHLTPAHLMHPPHTHTPPYTLHTHLSPTHLLTLHTPNSLHTHLSPTHLLTHLSPTHLLTLHTPNSHTPYTPTSHLPPTHLLTHPPLTHTPPYTPTSHPHTSLHTHLSPTHLLTHPPLTHTPPYPPHTFLHTLHTPAHLLVNPPFAAALLSGGPCGLLVWPGQVWLGTGEVCRQILKATPHQPSNLGRL; encoded by the exons ATGAGGCTGTTCATACAGACGGATTGTCCTGCTTTAGAGGGGGTGAGGCTGGAggcccttcctcctcctggccCAAAGTGGCCACTTAGCCCGTTCCTTTTGGctgcatgcacacccacacaccttCCGCACACCCGGACACCTCCTTACACACCCCCTGCACACCCACCAAACACCTACACACCTGTTTACACACCCTCCATGCCCACTGAACACCCGCACACTTCCTTACCCTCCACACACCAGCCCACCTCCTTAcatcatccactcacccacctcaTACCTGTACACCTCCTTACACACGCTCCACACACTGCACAC CTGCACACCTCCTTATCCTCTACACACCCGCACACCTCCTTACTCTCCACACATCCACCTCACACCCTCCACACACCAATCGCACACCCTCCACACACCCACCTCACACCTGCACACCTTATGCACcctccacacacccacacacctccTTACACACTACACACCCACCTCTCACCCACACACCTCCTTACTCTCCACACACCCAA CTCCTTACACACCCACCTCTCACCCACACACCTCCTTAC CCACCTCTCACCCACACACCTCCTTACCCTCCACACACCCAACTCCCACACACCTTACACACCCACCTCACACCTCCCACCCACACACCTCCTTACACACCCACCTCTCACCCACACACCTCCTTACACACCCACCTCTCACCCACACACCTCCTTACACACCCACCTCTCACCCACACACCTCCTTACACACCCACCTCTCACCCACACACCTCCTTACCCTCCACACACCTTCTTACACACCCTCCACACACCCGCACACCTCCTTGTAAACCCACCTTTTGCTGCTGCCCTACTCTCTGGGGGTCCCTGTGGCCTGCTGGTCTGGCCGGGTCAGGTGTGGCTGGGGACAGGGGAGGTGTGCAGGCAGATCCTGAAGGCTACTCCTCACCAGCCCAGTAACCTGGGGAGGCTGTAG
- the LOC126936055 gene encoding uncharacterized protein LOC126936055 isoform X6, with amino-acid sequence MRLFIQTDCPALEGVRLEALPPPGPKWPLSPFLLAACTPTHLPHTRTPPYTPPAHPPNTYTPVYTPSMPTEHPHTSLPSTHQPTSLHHPLTHLIPVHLLTHAPHTAHLHTSLSSTHPHTSLLSTHPPHTLHTPIAHPPHTHLTPAHLMHPPHTHTPPYTLHTHLSPTHLLTLHTPNSHTPYTPTSHLPPTHLLTHPPLTHTPPYSPHTHLSPTHLLTHPPLTHTPPYPPHTQTPPYTPTSHPHTSLHTHLSPTHLLTHPPLTHTPPYPPHTFLHTLHTPAHLLVNPPFAAALLSGGPCGLLVWPGQVWLGTGEVCRQILKATPHQPSNLGRL; translated from the exons ATGAGGCTGTTCATACAGACGGATTGTCCTGCTTTAGAGGGGGTGAGGCTGGAggcccttcctcctcctggccCAAAGTGGCCACTTAGCCCGTTCCTTTTGGctgcatgcacacccacacaccttCCGCACACCCGGACACCTCCTTACACACCCCCTGCACACCCACCAAACACCTACACACCTGTTTACACACCCTCCATGCCCACTGAACACCCGCACACTTCCTTACCCTCCACACACCAGCCCACCTCCTTAcatcatccactcacccacctcaTACCTGTACACCTCCTTACACACGCTCCACACACTGCACAC CTGCACACCTCCTTATCCTCTACACACCCGCACACCTCCTTACTCTCCACACATCCACCTCACACCCTCCACACACCAATCGCACACCCTCCACACACCCACCTCACACCTGCACACCTTATGCACcctccacacacccacacacctccTTACACACTACACACCCACCTCTCACCCACACACCTCCTTACTCTCCACACACCCAACTCCCACACACCTTACACACCCACCTCACACCTCCCACCCACACACCTCCTTACACACCCACCTCTCACCCACACACCTCCTTACTCTCCACACACCCACCTCTCACCCACACACCTCCTTACACACCCACCTCTCACCCACACACCTCCTTACCCTCCACACACCCAA ACACCTCCTTACACACCCACCTCTCACCCACACACCTCCTTACACACCCACCTCTCACCCACACACCTCCTTACACACCCACCTCTCACCCACACACCTCCTTACCCTCCACACACCTTCTTACACACCCTCCACACACCCGCACACCTCCTTGTAAACCCACCTTTTGCTGCTGCCCTACTCTCTGGGGGTCCCTGTGGCCTGCTGGTCTGGCCGGGTCAGGTGTGGCTGGGGACAGGGGAGGTGTGCAGGCAGATCCTGAAGGCTACTCCTCACCAGCCCAGTAACCTGGGGAGGCTGTAG
- the LOC126936055 gene encoding uncharacterized protein LOC126936055 isoform X5 has product MRLFIQTDCPALEGVRLEALPPPGPKWPLSPFLLAACTPTHLPHTRTPPYTPPAHPPNTYTPVYTPSMPTEHPHTSLPSTHQPTSLHHPLTHLIPVHLLTHAPHTAHLHTSLSSTHPHTSLLSTHPPHTLHTPIAHPPHTHLTPAHLMHPPHTHTPPYTLHTHLSPTHLLTLHTPNSHTPYTPTSHLPPTHLLTHPPLTHTPPYSPHTHLSPTHLLTHPPLTHTPPYPPLTHTPPYTPTSHPHTSLHTHLSPTHLLTHPPLTHTPPYPPHTFLHTLHTPAHLLVNPPFAAALLSGGPCGLLVWPGQVWLGTGEVCRQILKATPHQPSNLGRL; this is encoded by the exons ATGAGGCTGTTCATACAGACGGATTGTCCTGCTTTAGAGGGGGTGAGGCTGGAggcccttcctcctcctggccCAAAGTGGCCACTTAGCCCGTTCCTTTTGGctgcatgcacacccacacaccttCCGCACACCCGGACACCTCCTTACACACCCCCTGCACACCCACCAAACACCTACACACCTGTTTACACACCCTCCATGCCCACTGAACACCCGCACACTTCCTTACCCTCCACACACCAGCCCACCTCCTTAcatcatccactcacccacctcaTACCTGTACACCTCCTTACACACGCTCCACACACTGCACAC CTGCACACCTCCTTATCCTCTACACACCCGCACACCTCCTTACTCTCCACACATCCACCTCACACCCTCCACACACCAATCGCACACCCTCCACACACCCACCTCACACCTGCACACCTTATGCACcctccacacacccacacacctccTTACACACTACACACCCACCTCTCACCCACACACCTCCTTACTCTCCACACACCCAACTCCCACACACCTTACACACCCACCTCACACCTCCCACCCACACACCTCCTTACACACCCACCTCTCACCCACACACCTCCTTACTCTCCACACACCCACCTCTCACCCACACACCTCCTTACACACCCACCTCTCACCCACACACCTCCTTACCC ACCTCTCACCCACACACCTCCTTACACACCCACCTCTCACCCACACACCTCCTTACACACCCACCTCTCACCCACACACCTCCTTACACACCCACCTCTCACCCACACACCTCCTTACCCTCCACACACCTTCTTACACACCCTCCACACACCCGCACACCTCCTTGTAAACCCACCTTTTGCTGCTGCCCTACTCTCTGGGGGTCCCTGTGGCCTGCTGGTCTGGCCGGGTCAGGTGTGGCTGGGGACAGGGGAGGTGTGCAGGCAGATCCTGAAGGCTACTCCTCACCAGCCCAGTAACCTGGGGAGGCTGTAG
- the LOC126936055 gene encoding uncharacterized protein LOC126936055 isoform X13: protein MRLFIQTDCPALEGVRLEALPPPGPKWPLSPFLLAACTPTHLPHTRTPPYTPPAHPPNTYTPVYTPSMPTEHPHTSLPSTHQPTSLHHPLTHLIPVHLLTHAPHTAHLHTSLSSTHPHTSLLSTHPPHTLHTPIAHPPHTHLTPAHLMHPPHTHTPPYTLHTHLSPTHLLTLHTPNSLHTHLSPTHLLTLHTPTSHPHTSLHTHLSPTHLLTLHTPKHLLTHPPLTHTPPYTPTSHPHTSLHTHLSPTHLLTHPPLTHTPPYPPHTFLHTLHTPAHLLVNPPFAAALLSGGPCGLLVWPGQVWLGTGEVCRQILKATPHQPSNLGRL from the exons ATGAGGCTGTTCATACAGACGGATTGTCCTGCTTTAGAGGGGGTGAGGCTGGAggcccttcctcctcctggccCAAAGTGGCCACTTAGCCCGTTCCTTTTGGctgcatgcacacccacacaccttCCGCACACCCGGACACCTCCTTACACACCCCCTGCACACCCACCAAACACCTACACACCTGTTTACACACCCTCCATGCCCACTGAACACCCGCACACTTCCTTACCCTCCACACACCAGCCCACCTCCTTAcatcatccactcacccacctcaTACCTGTACACCTCCTTACACACGCTCCACACACTGCACAC CTGCACACCTCCTTATCCTCTACACACCCGCACACCTCCTTACTCTCCACACATCCACCTCACACCCTCCACACACCAATCGCACACCCTCCACACACCCACCTCACACCTGCACACCTTATGCACcctccacacacccacacacctccTTACACACTACACACCCACCTCTCACCCACACACCTCCTTACTCTCCACACACCCAA CTCCTTACACACCCACCTCTCACCCACACACCTCCTTACTCTCCACACACCCACCTCTCACCCACACACCTCCTTACACACCCACCTCTCACCCACACACCTCCTTACCCTCCACACACCCAA ACACCTCCTTACACACCCACCTCTCACCCACACACCTCCTTACACACCCACCTCTCACCCACACACCTCCTTACACACCCACCTCTCACCCACACACCTCCTTACACACCCACCTCTCACCCACACACCTCCTTACCCTCCACACACCTTCTTACACACCCTCCACACACCCGCACACCTCCTTGTAAACCCACCTTTTGCTGCTGCCCTACTCTCTGGGGGTCCCTGTGGCCTGCTGGTCTGGCCGGGTCAGGTGTGGCTGGGGACAGGGGAGGTGTGCAGGCAGATCCTGAAGGCTACTCCTCACCAGCCCAGTAACCTGGGGAGGCTGTAG
- the LOC126936055 gene encoding uncharacterized protein LOC126936055 isoform X41, giving the protein MRLFIQTDCPALEGVRLEALPPPGPKWPLSPFLLAACTPTHLPHTRTPPYTPPAHPPNTYTPVYTPSMPTEHPHTSLPSTHQPTSLHHPLTHLIPVHLLTHAPHTAHLHTSLSSTHPHTSLLSTHPPHTLHTPIAHPPHTHLTPAHLMHPPHTHTPPYTLHTHLSPTHLLTLHTPNSHTPYTPTSHLPPTHLLTHPPLTHTPPYTPTSHPHTSLPSTHPNTSLHTHLSPTHLLTHPPLTHTPPYPPHTFLHTLHTPAHLLVNPPFAAALLSGGPCGLLVWPGQVWLGTGEVCRQILKATPHQPSNLGRL; this is encoded by the exons ATGAGGCTGTTCATACAGACGGATTGTCCTGCTTTAGAGGGGGTGAGGCTGGAggcccttcctcctcctggccCAAAGTGGCCACTTAGCCCGTTCCTTTTGGctgcatgcacacccacacaccttCCGCACACCCGGACACCTCCTTACACACCCCCTGCACACCCACCAAACACCTACACACCTGTTTACACACCCTCCATGCCCACTGAACACCCGCACACTTCCTTACCCTCCACACACCAGCCCACCTCCTTAcatcatccactcacccacctcaTACCTGTACACCTCCTTACACACGCTCCACACACTGCACAC CTGCACACCTCCTTATCCTCTACACACCCGCACACCTCCTTACTCTCCACACATCCACCTCACACCCTCCACACACCAATCGCACACCCTCCACACACCCACCTCACACCTGCACACCTTATGCACcctccacacacccacacacctccTTACACACTACACACCCACCTCTCACCCACACACCTCCTTACTCTCCACACACCCAACTCCCACACACCTTACACACCCACCTCACACCTCCCACCCACACACCTCCTTACACACCCACCTCTCACCCACACAC CTCCTTACACACCCACCTCTCACCCACACACCTCCTTACCCTCCACACACCCAA ACACCTCCTTACACACCCACCTCTCACCCACACACCTCCTTACACACCCACCTCTCACCCACACACCTCCTTACCCTCCACACACCTTCTTACACACCCTCCACACACCCGCACACCTCCTTGTAAACCCACCTTTTGCTGCTGCCCTACTCTCTGGGGGTCCCTGTGGCCTGCTGGTCTGGCCGGGTCAGGTGTGGCTGGGGACAGGGGAGGTGTGCAGGCAGATCCTGAAGGCTACTCCTCACCAGCCCAGTAACCTGGGGAGGCTGTAG
- the LOC126936055 gene encoding uncharacterized protein LOC126936055 isoform X23 has product MRLFIQTDCPALEGVRLEALPPPGPKWPLSPFLLAACTPTHLPHTRTPPYTPPAHPPNTYTPVYTPSMPTEHPHTSLPSTHQPTSLHHPLTHLIPVHLLTHAPHTAHLHTSLSSTHPHTSLLSTHPPHTLHTPIAHPPHTHLTPAHLMHPPHTHTPPYTLHTHLSPTHLLTLHTPNSHTPYTPTSHLPPTHLLTHPPLTHTPPYPPLTHTPPYPPHTQTPPYTPTSHPHTSLHTHLSPTHLLTHPPLTHTPPYPPHTFLHTLHTPAHLLVNPPFAAALLSGGPCGLLVWPGQVWLGTGEVCRQILKATPHQPSNLGRL; this is encoded by the exons ATGAGGCTGTTCATACAGACGGATTGTCCTGCTTTAGAGGGGGTGAGGCTGGAggcccttcctcctcctggccCAAAGTGGCCACTTAGCCCGTTCCTTTTGGctgcatgcacacccacacaccttCCGCACACCCGGACACCTCCTTACACACCCCCTGCACACCCACCAAACACCTACACACCTGTTTACACACCCTCCATGCCCACTGAACACCCGCACACTTCCTTACCCTCCACACACCAGCCCACCTCCTTAcatcatccactcacccacctcaTACCTGTACACCTCCTTACACACGCTCCACACACTGCACAC CTGCACACCTCCTTATCCTCTACACACCCGCACACCTCCTTACTCTCCACACATCCACCTCACACCCTCCACACACCAATCGCACACCCTCCACACACCCACCTCACACCTGCACACCTTATGCACcctccacacacccacacacctccTTACACACTACACACCCACCTCTCACCCACACACCTCCTTACTCTCCACACACCCAACTCCCACACACCTTACACACCCACCTCACACCTCCCACCCACACACCTCCTTACACACCCACCTCTCACCCACACACCTCCTTAC CCACCTCTCACCCACACACCTCCTTACCCTCCACACACCCAA ACACCTCCTTACACACCCACCTCTCACCCACACACCTCCTTACACACCCACCTCTCACCCACACACCTCCTTACACACCCACCTCTCACCCACACACCTCCTTACCCTCCACACACCTTCTTACACACCCTCCACACACCCGCACACCTCCTTGTAAACCCACCTTTTGCTGCTGCCCTACTCTCTGGGGGTCCCTGTGGCCTGCTGGTCTGGCCGGGTCAGGTGTGGCTGGGGACAGGGGAGGTGTGCAGGCAGATCCTGAAGGCTACTCCTCACCAGCCCAGTAACCTGGGGAGGCTGTAG
- the LOC126936055 gene encoding uncharacterized protein LOC126936055 isoform X8 — protein MRLFIQTDCPALEGVRLEALPPPGPKWPLSPFLLAACTPTHLPHTRTPPYTPPAHPPNTYTPVYTPSMPTEHPHTSLPSTHQPTSLHHPLTHLIPVHLLTHAPHTAHLHTSLSSTHPHTSLLSTHPPHTLHTPIAHPPHTHLTPAHLMHPPHTHTPPYTLHTHLSPTHLLTLHTPNSHTPYTPTSHLPPTHLLTHPPLTHTPPYTPTSHPHTSLPSTHPTPTHLTHPPHTSHPHTSLPTSHPHTSLHTHLSPTHLLTHPPLTHTPPYPPHTFLHTLHTPAHLLVNPPFAAALLSGGPCGLLVWPGQVWLGTGEVCRQILKATPHQPSNLGRL, from the exons ATGAGGCTGTTCATACAGACGGATTGTCCTGCTTTAGAGGGGGTGAGGCTGGAggcccttcctcctcctggccCAAAGTGGCCACTTAGCCCGTTCCTTTTGGctgcatgcacacccacacaccttCCGCACACCCGGACACCTCCTTACACACCCCCTGCACACCCACCAAACACCTACACACCTGTTTACACACCCTCCATGCCCACTGAACACCCGCACACTTCCTTACCCTCCACACACCAGCCCACCTCCTTAcatcatccactcacccacctcaTACCTGTACACCTCCTTACACACGCTCCACACACTGCACAC CTGCACACCTCCTTATCCTCTACACACCCGCACACCTCCTTACTCTCCACACATCCACCTCACACCCTCCACACACCAATCGCACACCCTCCACACACCCACCTCACACCTGCACACCTTATGCACcctccacacacccacacacctccTTACACACTACACACCCACCTCTCACCCACACACCTCCTTACTCTCCACACACCCAACTCCCACACACCTTACACACCCACCTCACACCTCCCACCCACACACCTCCTTACACACCCACCTCTCACCCACACAC CTCCTTACACACCCACCTCTCACCCACACACCTCCTTACCCTCCACACACCCAACTCCCACACACCTTACACACCCACCTCACACCTCCCACCCACACACCTCCTTAC CCACCTCTCACCCACACACCTCCTTACACACCCACCTCTCACCCACACACCTCCTTACACACCCACCTCTCACCCACACACCTCCTTACCCTCCACACACCTTCTTACACACCCTCCACACACCCGCACACCTCCTTGTAAACCCACCTTTTGCTGCTGCCCTACTCTCTGGGGGTCCCTGTGGCCTGCTGGTCTGGCCGGGTCAGGTGTGGCTGGGGACAGGGGAGGTGTGCAGGCAGATCCTGAAGGCTACTCCTCACCAGCCCAGTAACCTGGGGAGGCTGTAG
- the LOC126936055 gene encoding uncharacterized protein LOC126936055 isoform X35, translating into MRLFIQTDCPALEGVRLEALPPPGPKWPLSPFLLAACTPTHLPHTRTPPYTPPAHPPNTYTPVYTPSMPTEHPHTSLPSTHQPTSLHHPLTHLIPVHLLTHAPHTAHLHTSLSSTHPHTSLLSTHPPHTLHTPIAHPPHTHLTPAHLMHPPHTHTPPYTLHTHLSPTHLLTLHTPNSLHTHLSPTHLLTLHTPTSHPHTSLHTHLSPTHLLTLHTPNSLHTHLSPTHLLTHLSPTHLLTHPPLTHTPPYPPHTFLHTLHTPAHLLVNPPFAAALLSGGPCGLLVWPGQVWLGTGEVCRQILKATPHQPSNLGRL; encoded by the exons ATGAGGCTGTTCATACAGACGGATTGTCCTGCTTTAGAGGGGGTGAGGCTGGAggcccttcctcctcctggccCAAAGTGGCCACTTAGCCCGTTCCTTTTGGctgcatgcacacccacacaccttCCGCACACCCGGACACCTCCTTACACACCCCCTGCACACCCACCAAACACCTACACACCTGTTTACACACCCTCCATGCCCACTGAACACCCGCACACTTCCTTACCCTCCACACACCAGCCCACCTCCTTAcatcatccactcacccacctcaTACCTGTACACCTCCTTACACACGCTCCACACACTGCACAC CTGCACACCTCCTTATCCTCTACACACCCGCACACCTCCTTACTCTCCACACATCCACCTCACACCCTCCACACACCAATCGCACACCCTCCACACACCCACCTCACACCTGCACACCTTATGCACcctccacacacccacacacctccTTACACACTACACACCCACCTCTCACCCACACACCTCCTTACTCTCCACACACCCAA CTCCTTACACACCCACCTCTCACCCACACACCTCCTTACTCTCCACACACCCACCTCTCACCCACACACCTCCTTACACACCCACCTCTCACCCACACACCTCCTTACCCTCCACACACCCAA CTCCTTACACACCCACCTCTCACCCACACACCTCCTTAC CCACCTCTCACCCACACACCTCCTTACACACCCACCTCTCACCCACACACCTCCTTACCCTCCACACACCTTCTTACACACCCTCCACACACCCGCACACCTCCTTGTAAACCCACCTTTTGCTGCTGCCCTACTCTCTGGGGGTCCCTGTGGCCTGCTGGTCTGGCCGGGTCAGGTGTGGCTGGGGACAGGGGAGGTGTGCAGGCAGATCCTGAAGGCTACTCCTCACCAGCCCAGTAACCTGGGGAGGCTGTAG
- the LOC126936055 gene encoding uncharacterized histidine-rich protein DDB_G0274557-like isoform X34, whose protein sequence is MRLFIQTDCPALEGVRLEALPPPGPKWPLSPFLLAACTPTHLPHTRTPPYTPPAHPPNTYTPVYTPSMPTEHPHTSLPSTHQPTSLHHPLTHLIPVHLLTHAPHTAHLHTSLSSTHPHTSLLSTHPPHTLHTPIAHPPHTHLTPAHLMHPPHTHTPPYTLHTHLSPTHLLTLHTPNSLHTHLSPTHLLTLHTPTSHPHTSLHTHLSPTHLLTLHTPNSLHTHLSPTHLLTHPPLTHTPPYPPLTHTPPYPPHTFLHTLHTPAHLLVNPPFAAALLSGGPCGLLVWPGQVWLGTGEVCRQILKATPHQPSNLGRL, encoded by the exons ATGAGGCTGTTCATACAGACGGATTGTCCTGCTTTAGAGGGGGTGAGGCTGGAggcccttcctcctcctggccCAAAGTGGCCACTTAGCCCGTTCCTTTTGGctgcatgcacacccacacaccttCCGCACACCCGGACACCTCCTTACACACCCCCTGCACACCCACCAAACACCTACACACCTGTTTACACACCCTCCATGCCCACTGAACACCCGCACACTTCCTTACCCTCCACACACCAGCCCACCTCCTTAcatcatccactcacccacctcaTACCTGTACACCTCCTTACACACGCTCCACACACTGCACAC CTGCACACCTCCTTATCCTCTACACACCCGCACACCTCCTTACTCTCCACACATCCACCTCACACCCTCCACACACCAATCGCACACCCTCCACACACCCACCTCACACCTGCACACCTTATGCACcctccacacacccacacacctccTTACACACTACACACCCACCTCTCACCCACACACCTCCTTACTCTCCACACACCCAA CTCCTTACACACCCACCTCTCACCCACACACCTCCTTACTCTCCACACACCCACCTCTCACCCACACACCTCCTTACACACCCACCTCTCACCCACACACCTCCTTACCCTCCACACACCCAA CTCCTTACACACCCACCTCTCACCCACACACCTCCTTACACACCCACCTCTCACCCACACACCTCCTTAC CCACCTCTCACCCACACACCTCCTTACCCTCCACACACCTTCTTACACACCCTCCACACACCCGCACACCTCCTTGTAAACCCACCTTTTGCTGCTGCCCTACTCTCTGGGGGTCCCTGTGGCCTGCTGGTCTGGCCGGGTCAGGTGTGGCTGGGGACAGGGGAGGTGTGCAGGCAGATCCTGAAGGCTACTCCTCACCAGCCCAGTAACCTGGGGAGGCTGTAG
- the LOC126936055 gene encoding uncharacterized protein LOC126936055 isoform X47: MRLFIQTDCPALEGVRLEALPPPGPKWPLSPFLLAACTPTHLPHTRTPPYTPPAHPPNTYTPVYTPSMPTEHPHTSLPSTHQPTSLHHPLTHLIPVHLLTHAPHTAHLHTSLSSTHPHTSLLSTHPPHTLHTPIAHPPHTHLTPAHLMHPPHTHTPPYTLHTHLSPTHLLTLHTPNSLHTHLSPTHLLTLHTPTHLLTHPPLTHTPPYTPTSHPHTSLHTHLSPTHLLTHPPLTHTPPYPPHTFLHTLHTPAHLLVNPPFAAALLSGGPCGLLVWPGQVWLGTGEVCRQILKATPHQPSNLGRL; encoded by the exons ATGAGGCTGTTCATACAGACGGATTGTCCTGCTTTAGAGGGGGTGAGGCTGGAggcccttcctcctcctggccCAAAGTGGCCACTTAGCCCGTTCCTTTTGGctgcatgcacacccacacaccttCCGCACACCCGGACACCTCCTTACACACCCCCTGCACACCCACCAAACACCTACACACCTGTTTACACACCCTCCATGCCCACTGAACACCCGCACACTTCCTTACCCTCCACACACCAGCCCACCTCCTTAcatcatccactcacccacctcaTACCTGTACACCTCCTTACACACGCTCCACACACTGCACAC CTGCACACCTCCTTATCCTCTACACACCCGCACACCTCCTTACTCTCCACACATCCACCTCACACCCTCCACACACCAATCGCACACCCTCCACACACCCACCTCACACCTGCACACCTTATGCACcctccacacacccacacacctccTTACACACTACACACCCACCTCTCACCCACACACCTCCTTACTCTCCACACACCCAA CTCCTTACACACCCACCTCTCACCCACACACCTCCTTACTCTCCACACACCCAC ACACCTCCTTACACACCCACCTCTCACCCACACACCTCCTTACACACCCACCTCTCACCCACACACCTCCTTACACACCCACCTCTCACCCACACACCTCCTTACACACCCACCTCTCACCCACACACCTCCTTACCCTCCACACACCTTCTTACACACCCTCCACACACCCGCACACCTCCTTGTAAACCCACCTTTTGCTGCTGCCCTACTCTCTGGGGGTCCCTGTGGCCTGCTGGTCTGGCCGGGTCAGGTGTGGCTGGGGACAGGGGAGGTGTGCAGGCAGATCCTGAAGGCTACTCCTCACCAGCCCAGTAACCTGGGGAGGCTGTAG